Proteins co-encoded in one Bremerella sp. TYQ1 genomic window:
- the ndk gene encoding nucleoside-diphosphate kinase gives MERTLVLLKPDCVERRLIGRMIGRFEDKGLNIIAMKLIRVTPDLAKQHYAEHVEKPFYPGLEAFITAAPVVALVLEGLEAIQVVRDMLGATSGLKAAPGTIRGDFSSSRQMNLVHASDGPDAAKREMNLYFKPEEILEYSPVLTPWMRADDE, from the coding sequence ATGGAACGTACGCTTGTTCTTCTAAAGCCCGACTGTGTCGAACGTCGCCTGATTGGTCGAATGATTGGCCGATTTGAAGACAAGGGGCTGAATATCATTGCGATGAAACTGATCCGCGTTACCCCGGATCTTGCAAAGCAGCACTACGCAGAACACGTAGAAAAGCCTTTTTATCCTGGCTTGGAAGCATTCATTACGGCCGCACCCGTCGTGGCTTTGGTACTGGAAGGCCTGGAAGCAATTCAGGTCGTTCGCGACATGCTCGGTGCAACGAGCGGTTTGAAAGCTGCTCCTGGCACGATTCGTGGCGATTTCAGCAGCAGTCGACAAATGAACCTGGTTCATGCATCGGATGGGCCTGACGCTGCGAAACGCGAAATGAATCTCTACTTCAAGCCTGAAGAGATCTTGGAATACTCGCCCGTTTTAACGCCTTGGATGCGTGCGGACGACGAGTAA